From one Papio anubis isolate 15944 chromosome 12, Panubis1.0, whole genome shotgun sequence genomic stretch:
- the LOC100997520 gene encoding olfactory receptor 2AT4-like — protein METITCNGSGDSSTIFYLMGIPSLPKCLFLPIFFVFLLLYMLILMGNALILVTVVAKPSLHKPMYFFLINLSTLDILVTTTTVPKMLSLFLLGDRFLSFPACFLQMYLFHSFSCSEAFILVVMAYDRYVAICRPLHYPVLMTPQTNAVLATSAWLTALLLPIPAVVRTSQMAFDSIAHIYHCFCDHLAVVQASCSDTTPQTFMGFCIAMVVSFLPLLLVLLSYAHILTSVLRINSQEGRSKAFSTCSSHLLVVGTYYSSIALAYVAYRADLPLDFHIMGNVVFAILTPVLNPLIYTLRNKDVKAAITKIACPQ, from the coding sequence ATGGAAACAATCACCTGTAATGGATCAGGGGACTCCTCAACCATCTTCTACCTTATGGGCATCCCCTCTCTGCCAAAATGCCTCTTCCTtcctattttctttgtctttctcctcctctACATGCTCATCCTGATGGGTAATGCCTTGATCCTGGTGACTGTGGTGGCAAAGCCCAGCCTCCACAAGCCCATGTACTTCTTCCTAATCAACCTCTCCACCTTGGACATTCTTGTCACCACAACCACTGTCCCCAAGATGCTGTCCCTATTCTTGCTTGGGGACCGCTTCCTCAGCTTCCCTGCCTGCTTCCTGCAGATGTACCTGTTCCACAGCTTCTCCTGCTCAGAAGCCTTCATCCTGGTGGTCATGGCCTATGACCGCTATGTGGCTATCTGCCGCCCACTGCACTACCCTGTCCTCATGACCCCACAGACCAACGCTGTCTTGGCAACCAGTGCCTGGCTCACTGCCCTCCTCCTGCCCATCCCAGCAGTAGTAAGGACCTCCCAGATGGCATTTGACAGCATTGCCCACATCTACCACTGCTTCTGTGACCACTTGGCTGTGGTCCAGGCCTCCTGCTCTGACACTACCCCCCAGACCTTCATGGGCTTCTGCATCGCCATGGTGGTGtccttcctcccccttctcctggtGCTTCTCTCCTATGCCCACATCTTGACCTCGGTGCTTCGCATCAACTCCCAAGAAGGACGCTCCAAAGCCTTCTCCACCTGCAGCTCCCACctcctggtggtgggcacctactACTCATCCATTGCCTTAGCCTATGTGGCCTACAGGGCTGACCTGCCCCTCGACTTCCACATCATGGGCAATGTGGTATTTGCCATTCTCACACCCGTTCTCAACCCTCTCATCTACACACTGAGGAACAAGGATGTCAAAGCAGCCATCACCAAGATTGCATGTCCCCAGTAG